One genomic window of Nakamurella panacisegetis includes the following:
- a CDS encoding YciI family protein has product MPVFAVLYDYAKESDAGRDQHRPAHREFLGSLTGPVTALATGPWGDEPAGALIIVEGPSAGEVAAKLDDDPFQVQQLISARRIREWTQVKGPWA; this is encoded by the coding sequence ATGCCCGTCTTCGCCGTTCTCTACGACTACGCCAAGGAGTCCGATGCCGGACGCGACCAGCACCGCCCGGCCCATCGGGAGTTCCTCGGTTCCCTGACCGGGCCGGTCACCGCACTGGCCACCGGGCCGTGGGGCGACGAACCGGCGGGCGCTCTGATCATCGTCGAGGGCCCGTCGGCCGGCGAGGTCGCCGCGAAGTTGGACGACGATCCGTTCCAGGTGCAGCAGCTGATCAGCGCCCGCCGGATCCGCGAGTGGACCCAGGTCAAGGGTCCCTGGGCGTAG
- a CDS encoding cysteine hydrolase family protein, with protein sequence MTQPWLAVIDMQHIFGASDSAWAAPGFDGVIDPINQLVAAANGRVTFTRFVAPQKPTGAWVSYYRQWAFALQPDDAPLYQLDERIDHSGRKTMDANTFGKWTPELAADAEGELVLCGVSTDCCVLSTALAAADSGVHVQVVADACAGVNDVTHRQALDTMALYAPLIEIVSTAEVLTRWA encoded by the coding sequence ATGACGCAACCCTGGTTGGCCGTGATCGACATGCAGCACATCTTCGGCGCATCCGACAGCGCCTGGGCCGCCCCGGGATTCGACGGCGTGATCGACCCGATCAACCAACTGGTGGCGGCGGCGAACGGCCGCGTGACGTTCACCCGGTTCGTCGCGCCACAGAAGCCGACCGGCGCCTGGGTGTCCTACTACCGGCAGTGGGCGTTCGCCCTGCAACCGGACGACGCGCCGCTCTACCAGCTGGACGAGCGAATCGATCACTCCGGCCGAAAGACCATGGATGCCAACACGTTCGGCAAGTGGACCCCGGAGCTGGCCGCCGACGCCGAGGGCGAGCTGGTGCTCTGCGGGGTCTCGACCGACTGCTGCGTGCTGTCCACCGCCCTGGCCGCGGCCGACTCCGGCGTGCACGTCCAGGTCGTGGCCGACGCCTGTGCCGGGGTCAACGACGTCACTCACCGCCAGGCCCTCGACACCATGGCCCTGTACGCGCCGCTGATCGAGATCGTCAGCACGGCCGAGGTTCTCACCCGGTGGGCATGA
- a CDS encoding ADP-ribosylglycohydrolase family protein, with translation MSDTTDRALGALTGLAVGDALGMPTQSLPRELIVRRYGDIVGGFHAAPPDHPLAAGLKAGSITDDTEQALLLARLLIENNGRIDPAELGRRLLSWENDMRARGSLDLLGPSTRSAISNLLAGQDPTETGRNGTTNGAAMRITPVGITVDVSDLGRLVQRVVAASSFSHNTGVALAGAAAVAAAVSAGIDGATVAEAVELAVAAARMARHRGYWVAGGDVAARIEWAIEFVRDSDPAQLIQRIDQVVGTSLASQESVPAAFAVFAVHADNPWLACRIAASVGGDTDTIAAMVGAMSGAVYGSTAFPGAAVHLVTTVNHLLLTPMATALLALR, from the coding sequence ATGAGCGACACCACGGACCGGGCCCTGGGAGCGCTGACCGGCCTGGCCGTCGGAGATGCCCTGGGGATGCCGACGCAGTCGCTCCCCCGCGAGCTGATCGTCCGTCGATACGGTGACATCGTCGGCGGATTCCACGCCGCGCCGCCGGACCACCCGCTGGCCGCCGGGCTCAAGGCCGGGTCGATCACCGACGACACCGAACAGGCCCTGCTGCTCGCCCGCCTGCTGATCGAGAACAACGGCCGGATCGACCCGGCCGAACTCGGCCGCCGGCTGCTGTCGTGGGAGAACGACATGCGCGCCCGCGGATCGCTCGACCTGCTCGGCCCGTCGACCAGGTCCGCGATCTCCAACCTGCTGGCCGGGCAGGATCCGACCGAGACCGGCCGGAACGGCACCACCAACGGCGCGGCCATGCGCATCACGCCGGTCGGGATCACCGTCGACGTCAGCGATCTCGGGCGGCTGGTACAGCGGGTGGTGGCCGCCAGTTCATTCAGTCACAACACCGGGGTGGCCCTGGCCGGGGCGGCGGCCGTGGCGGCCGCGGTCAGCGCCGGCATCGATGGCGCGACCGTCGCCGAAGCCGTCGAACTCGCGGTCGCGGCCGCGCGGATGGCCCGTCACCGGGGGTACTGGGTGGCCGGCGGTGACGTCGCCGCCCGGATCGAATGGGCGATCGAGTTCGTGCGCGACAGCGATCCGGCGCAGTTGATCCAGCGCATCGACCAGGTGGTGGGCACCAGCCTGGCCAGCCAGGAATCGGTGCCGGCGGCATTCGCCGTGTTCGCCGTCCACGCCGACAACCCTTGGCTGGCCTGCCGGATCGCCGCTTCGGTGGGGGGTGACACCGACACCATCGCCGCCATGGTCGGAGCGATGAGCGGCGCCGTGTACGGGTCAACCGCATTCCCCGGCGCCGCGGTCCACCTGGTGACGACGGTGAACCACCTGCTCCTGACGCCGATGGCCACGGCTCTGCTCGCACTCCGATGA
- the glnA gene encoding type I glutamate--ammonia ligase, translated as MFSTPEELVAYIKDNDVEVFDIRFCDLPGLMNHLTVPAATVSVDSLATGMAFDGSSIKGFQSIHESDMTLLPDVTTARIDPFRRRKTMTCNFFVHDPLTLQPYSRDPRNVARKAEEYLASTGIADTCYFGAEAEFYIFDEVRFDTTMNGSFYHVDSEEGWWNTGREEEGGNKGYKTRVKGGYFPVPPYDHQADLREDMTANLLSMGFDVERGHHEVGTGGQAEINYKFNTLLASADEVMLFKYIIKNTAWQAGKTATFMPKPLFGDNGSGMHAHQSLWSGGKPLFYDEAGYGGLSDIARYYIGGLLHHAPSLLAFTNPTVNSYHRLVPGYEAPVNLVYSARNRSACIRIPLTGTNAKAKRLEFRCPDPSANPYLAFAAMMMAGLDGIKNKIEPPAPVDKDLYELPPDEAANIPQVPSSLDAVINRLEEDHDYLLEGGVFTPDLIDMWIKLKREEIDAIRLRPHPHEFAMYYDI; from the coding sequence GTGTTCTCCACCCCCGAAGAACTGGTCGCCTACATCAAGGACAACGATGTCGAGGTCTTCGACATCCGCTTCTGCGATCTGCCCGGCCTCATGAACCACCTGACGGTTCCGGCCGCGACCGTCTCGGTCGACTCGCTGGCCACCGGAATGGCCTTCGACGGTTCGTCCATCAAGGGCTTCCAGTCGATCCACGAGTCGGACATGACTCTGCTCCCTGACGTCACCACGGCGCGGATCGACCCCTTCCGCCGCCGGAAGACGATGACCTGCAACTTCTTCGTCCACGACCCGCTGACCCTGCAGCCGTACTCGCGCGACCCGCGCAACGTCGCCCGCAAGGCCGAGGAGTACCTGGCCAGCACCGGTATCGCCGACACCTGCTACTTCGGGGCCGAGGCCGAGTTCTACATCTTCGACGAGGTGCGCTTCGACACCACGATGAACGGCTCCTTCTACCACGTCGACTCCGAGGAGGGCTGGTGGAACACCGGCCGCGAGGAGGAGGGCGGGAACAAGGGCTACAAGACCCGTGTCAAGGGCGGCTACTTCCCGGTTCCGCCGTACGACCACCAGGCCGATCTCCGCGAGGACATGACGGCGAACCTGCTGTCCATGGGCTTCGACGTCGAGCGCGGGCACCACGAGGTCGGCACCGGCGGCCAGGCCGAGATCAACTACAAGTTCAACACCCTGCTGGCCTCGGCCGACGAGGTGATGCTGTTCAAGTACATCATCAAGAACACCGCCTGGCAGGCCGGCAAGACCGCGACCTTCATGCCGAAGCCGCTGTTCGGCGACAACGGCTCGGGCATGCACGCGCACCAGTCGCTGTGGTCCGGCGGCAAGCCCCTGTTCTACGACGAGGCCGGCTACGGCGGGCTCTCGGACATCGCCCGCTACTACATCGGCGGTCTGCTGCACCACGCGCCGTCGCTGCTGGCCTTCACCAACCCGACGGTGAACTCCTACCACCGGTTGGTCCCGGGCTACGAGGCTCCGGTCAACCTGGTCTACTCGGCCCGGAACCGCTCGGCGTGTATCCGCATCCCACTGACCGGCACCAACGCCAAGGCCAAGCGTCTGGAATTCCGCTGCCCCGACCCGTCGGCGAACCCGTACCTGGCCTTCGCCGCCATGATGATGGCCGGCCTCGACGGCATCAAGAACAAGATCGAGCCGCCCGCTCCGGTCGACAAGGACCTCTACGAGCTGCCGCCGGACGAGGCCGCGAACATCCCGCAGGTCCCGTCCTCCCTGGACGCGGTGATCAACCGTCTCGAGGAGGATCACGACTACCTGCTCGAAGGCGGCGTCTTCACGCCTGACCTGATCGACATGTGGATCAAGCTCAAGCGCGAGGAGATCGACGCGATCCGCCTGCGGCCGCACCCGCACGAGTTTGCGATGTACTACGACATCTGA
- a CDS encoding pirin family protein — MSNLESDPPEMRCRPDAARSGDVEVLVPREVPLGGPRAMTVRRTLPQKQRSLIGAWCFVDHYGPDDVSMTGGMDVAPHPHTGLQTVSWLFAGQVEHRDSAGVHALIRPGELNLMTSGAGIAHSEVSTSETSALHGVQLWVALPASALGGPRDFQHHVPSAIPAGDASVRVFLGALAGSTSPVTTFTPLLGAEIVLPPGGSVPLEVDARFEHGVLVDTGSIIASGTELARAELGYLGPGRSEISLTNPGSGDARVLLLGGPPFGEDIVMWWNFVGRTHEDIVAAREEWEAGSERFGVVSGYVGRRSRLPAPGLPGGRLRPRAHPDR, encoded by the coding sequence GTGAGCAATCTGGAATCCGATCCGCCGGAGATGCGCTGCCGTCCGGACGCAGCGCGTTCGGGCGACGTGGAGGTGCTGGTGCCCCGGGAGGTGCCGCTGGGCGGCCCGCGGGCGATGACGGTGCGGAGGACCCTCCCGCAGAAGCAGCGGTCGTTGATCGGTGCGTGGTGCTTCGTCGATCACTACGGACCGGACGACGTGTCCATGACCGGCGGGATGGACGTGGCGCCCCACCCGCACACCGGGCTCCAGACCGTGAGCTGGTTGTTCGCCGGCCAGGTGGAGCACCGGGACTCCGCGGGAGTGCACGCGCTGATCCGGCCGGGGGAGCTCAACCTCATGACGAGCGGCGCGGGTATTGCCCACTCCGAGGTCTCCACTTCGGAGACCTCGGCGCTGCACGGTGTTCAGCTGTGGGTGGCGTTGCCGGCGTCGGCACTGGGCGGACCACGGGATTTCCAGCATCATGTCCCCTCGGCCATCCCGGCCGGCGATGCTTCGGTCCGGGTGTTTCTGGGTGCCCTCGCCGGTTCCACGTCCCCCGTCACCACCTTCACGCCCCTGCTGGGCGCCGAGATCGTCCTGCCGCCCGGTGGATCGGTGCCGCTGGAGGTGGACGCCCGCTTCGAGCACGGAGTCTTGGTCGACACCGGTTCGATCATCGCGAGCGGCACCGAGCTCGCGCGAGCCGAACTCGGCTATCTGGGCCCGGGTCGGTCCGAGATCAGCCTGACGAATCCGGGATCCGGTGATGCGCGGGTGCTGCTGTTGGGCGGGCCGCCGTTCGGGGAGGACATCGTCATGTGGTGGAACTTCGTCGGCCGTACCCATGAGGACATCGTCGCGGCGCGGGAGGAGTGGGAGGCCGGGTCGGAGCGGTTCGGGGTCGTCAGCGGATACGTGGGGCGCCGGTCGCGTCTTCCGGCCCCCGGTCTGCCCGGCGGGCGGTTGCGGCCCAGGGCCCATCCGGATCGGTGA
- a CDS encoding RDD family protein yields MDTTQGQGYPGSRLGLPRSGAGSVAGMGVRIGAFGIDLIVSALIALLFTRPELPRNWSLLVWFALTVVAVGLFGSTPGQVACGLRVAPVGGRALVGLWAIPRTAMIFVVVPPLLTDADGRGLHDRLCRTVVVRTR; encoded by the coding sequence ATGGATACCACACAGGGACAGGGCTACCCCGGCAGCCGGCTGGGTCTGCCCCGGAGCGGTGCCGGTTCGGTTGCCGGCATGGGCGTCCGGATCGGCGCCTTCGGCATCGATCTGATCGTGTCCGCCCTCATCGCGCTGTTGTTCACCCGGCCCGAGCTGCCCAGGAACTGGAGCCTGCTGGTCTGGTTCGCCCTCACCGTGGTGGCCGTCGGACTGTTCGGATCCACGCCGGGTCAGGTGGCCTGCGGACTGCGGGTGGCCCCGGTCGGGGGTCGCGCCCTGGTCGGCCTGTGGGCGATCCCGCGGACGGCCATGATCTTCGTCGTGGTGCCGCCCCTGCTGACCGATGCGGATGGGCGCGGTCTGCACGACCGTCTGTGCCGCACCGTCGTCGTCCGGACTCGCTGA
- a CDS encoding maleylpyruvate isomerase family mycothiol-dependent enzyme, translated as MDLSPGLLGTFRAEASALLAAVRAVDQGAPVPACPGLTVNDIVRHVGGIYRLVSVWIVQGCRPETMPDAPEDPFDWAAEGADRLHRQLAGLDPAAPCATWFAADRTVGFWIRRMAHETAVHRVDVMQAAGTAWGIDHEVAADGLDEAVQLWLGTQLGADVNGSGRVVRIGNRWSVRLLTGLVDYPLPSVAADAVVTGDPASLWAWAWGRTDSAHPVVITGSDGAAAEVRAALARAQQ; from the coding sequence ATGGACCTGTCACCCGGTCTGCTCGGCACGTTCCGCGCGGAGGCCTCGGCCTTGCTCGCAGCCGTCCGCGCCGTCGACCAGGGGGCGCCGGTCCCGGCCTGTCCGGGCCTGACCGTGAACGACATCGTCCGGCACGTCGGAGGCATCTACCGATTGGTGTCGGTCTGGATCGTGCAAGGGTGCCGCCCGGAGACGATGCCGGATGCTCCGGAGGACCCGTTCGACTGGGCGGCCGAGGGGGCGGACCGCCTGCACCGCCAACTGGCCGGGCTCGATCCGGCGGCCCCCTGCGCGACCTGGTTCGCCGCGGACCGGACGGTTGGATTCTGGATACGACGGATGGCGCACGAGACCGCGGTTCACCGGGTCGACGTCATGCAGGCGGCGGGTACCGCGTGGGGGATCGATCACGAGGTGGCCGCCGACGGGCTGGACGAGGCCGTCCAGCTGTGGCTCGGTACCCAACTTGGTGCCGACGTCAACGGATCGGGTCGGGTGGTGCGGATCGGAAACCGCTGGTCCGTGCGCCTGCTGACCGGTCTGGTGGACTATCCACTGCCGTCGGTCGCCGCCGACGCGGTCGTCACCGGTGACCCCGCGTCGCTGTGGGCCTGGGCCTGGGGCCGGACCGACTCCGCCCATCCGGTCGTAATCACTGGTTCGGACGGTGCGGCGGCCGAGGTCAGGGCCGCGCTGGCCCGCGCCCAGCAATGA
- a CDS encoding PfkB family carbohydrate kinase: MNRPFDRLVHLGNVVVDVVMTVPDLPRRGGDLLARTTQVTAGGGFNVIAAAARQGLPVLYGGRHGTGPFADVARAALAAEGVTVAASPTPEADTGVVVVMVDPGGERTFVTGPGAETTLDAADLARLGVTARDAVHLSGYSLLHPAVADALISWLPTLPTETTVFFDPGPLVDQILPLDLDRVLSRVDWFTGNAREAGLLTDAETSMAAAARLGRRTGRAGVIVRTGPAGCVLAVRGRDPLPVKGFAVAAVDSNGAGDTHTGVFISMIGAGLHPAEAARIANAAAAISVTRTGPATCPAAAELAAFLAAG; encoded by the coding sequence ATGAACCGGCCGTTCGACCGTCTGGTCCACCTCGGGAACGTGGTGGTGGACGTCGTCATGACGGTGCCCGACCTACCCCGGCGGGGAGGTGACCTGCTGGCGCGCACCACGCAGGTCACGGCGGGGGGCGGGTTCAACGTGATCGCCGCCGCGGCCCGTCAGGGTCTGCCGGTTCTCTACGGCGGGCGTCACGGCACCGGGCCGTTCGCGGACGTCGCGCGGGCGGCGCTGGCCGCCGAGGGCGTGACGGTGGCCGCATCGCCGACGCCGGAGGCGGACACCGGAGTGGTGGTGGTGATGGTCGATCCCGGCGGCGAGCGGACCTTCGTCACCGGCCCCGGGGCCGAGACCACCCTGGATGCCGCCGATCTGGCCCGGCTGGGGGTCACTGCCCGGGATGCCGTGCACCTCTCGGGGTACAGCCTGCTGCATCCGGCCGTTGCCGACGCCCTGATCAGCTGGCTGCCGACCCTGCCCACGGAGACCACCGTGTTCTTCGATCCGGGCCCGCTCGTCGATCAGATCCTGCCGCTCGATCTCGATCGCGTCCTGTCCCGGGTCGACTGGTTCACGGGCAACGCCCGTGAGGCGGGCCTGCTCACCGACGCCGAGACGTCGATGGCCGCCGCAGCCCGGCTCGGTCGGCGAACCGGACGGGCCGGAGTCATCGTCCGCACCGGCCCAGCCGGTTGCGTTCTGGCCGTCCGGGGACGGGACCCGTTGCCGGTCAAGGGGTTTGCTGTGGCGGCGGTGGACAGCAACGGCGCCGGCGACACCCACACCGGGGTGTTCATCTCCATGATCGGCGCCGGACTGCACCCGGCCGAAGCGGCCCGCATCGCCAACGCGGCCGCGGCGATCTCGGTGACTCGCACCGGCCCGGCGACCTGCCCGGCCGCCGCCGAGCTGGCGGCGTTCCTGGCCGCCGGTTGA
- a CDS encoding serpin family protein — MKLHRGLAVPGLVLVLALTAGCAGTSPAVPGTATRGGSAQSSSAGPTTALPAGQTKALGASLARGAAGLPATAGAALDAFGAGLLRQQAAENAVLSPYSIYAVLAMARAGAKGQTAAQLDAVLGGAAAAQAGNVTAVDQAVAAALVQGKAPTGDPTTTDTRPEAVDVANSVWLSPALPVHQDYLDSLSRDFGVGLYQVDYAADPEAARKAINRWVSQRTHALIPQLLATGTVDTTTVITLVNAMYLTAPWQTPFTVESSPLPFTTVGGTKVSASGMSVSGDLDAAQGSGWTSVTVPYRGGGLAMTILLPDVGQFAAVRGALATVLPAATSGSSRLVQLTMPKFKSSTSLSLAPAMEKLGVKDIFDPTAADISGISGPPHRIYATNLVHQAVITVDEKGTEAAAATAMTMSAGAAQPTEPPLDVTVDRPFFYVVHDTTTGAPLFLGQVTDPTK, encoded by the coding sequence ATGAAGCTGCATCGTGGTCTGGCCGTACCCGGTCTGGTCCTCGTTCTCGCGCTGACGGCCGGTTGCGCCGGCACATCGCCCGCCGTGCCCGGAACCGCCACCAGAGGCGGGAGCGCGCAGTCGAGTTCGGCCGGCCCGACGACGGCCCTGCCGGCCGGGCAGACCAAGGCCCTCGGGGCATCGCTGGCCCGAGGCGCGGCCGGATTGCCCGCCACCGCCGGCGCCGCCCTGGACGCATTCGGGGCCGGCTTGCTCCGGCAGCAGGCGGCCGAGAACGCCGTGCTCAGCCCGTACTCGATCTACGCCGTACTGGCGATGGCCCGGGCCGGCGCGAAAGGACAGACCGCGGCCCAGCTCGACGCCGTCCTGGGCGGCGCGGCGGCGGCGCAGGCCGGCAACGTGACCGCCGTCGACCAGGCCGTCGCGGCCGCGCTGGTGCAGGGCAAGGCACCGACCGGCGACCCGACCACTACCGACACCCGCCCCGAGGCGGTGGACGTGGCGAACTCGGTCTGGCTCTCGCCGGCCCTGCCCGTCCACCAGGACTACCTCGATTCGCTGTCCCGGGACTTCGGGGTCGGGCTGTACCAGGTGGACTACGCGGCCGATCCGGAGGCCGCGCGGAAGGCCATCAATCGGTGGGTGTCACAGCGCACGCATGCGCTGATCCCGCAGTTGCTGGCCACCGGGACGGTCGACACGACGACCGTCATCACGCTGGTCAACGCGATGTACCTGACGGCGCCCTGGCAGACGCCGTTCACCGTCGAATCGTCGCCCCTTCCGTTCACCACCGTGGGCGGGACCAAGGTCAGCGCGTCCGGCATGTCCGTCAGCGGCGATCTCGACGCGGCTCAGGGCAGCGGCTGGACCTCAGTGACCGTGCCGTATCGCGGCGGCGGGCTGGCCATGACGATCCTGCTGCCCGACGTCGGGCAGTTCGCCGCTGTCCGGGGCGCCCTGGCCACGGTCCTCCCGGCCGCCACCTCCGGATCGTCCCGGCTGGTGCAGCTGACGATGCCGAAGTTCAAGTCCAGCACCAGCCTGTCGCTGGCTCCGGCCATGGAGAAGCTGGGCGTGAAGGACATCTTCGACCCCACCGCGGCTGACATCTCAGGTATCTCCGGCCCACCGCACCGGATCTACGCGACCAACCTGGTCCACCAGGCAGTGATCACGGTGGACGAGAAGGGCACGGAGGCGGCCGCGGCGACGGCGATGACGATGAGCGCGGGCGCCGCCCAGCCCACCGAACCGCCGCTGGACGTGACGGTCGACCGGCCGTTCTTCTACGTCGTGCACGACACCACGACCGGGGCGCCGCTGTTCCTCGGCCAGGTCACCGACCCGACGAAATAG